In Brassica rapa cultivar Chiifu-401-42 chromosome A06, CAAS_Brap_v3.01, whole genome shotgun sequence, a single window of DNA contains:
- the LOC103871493 gene encoding uncharacterized protein LOC103871493 isoform X1: MVLRIKKYIKMRFGFLYICMTILAKTKYKTKKKMGSKSPNIAALVLPLLLILFSLSSQARLVESSGRKLAAWGFGGAPIIGTPSSNSCGASPAIWYPKPTNPRPCRRTPGIGIPTSHQSP, encoded by the exons ATggttttaagaataaaaaaatatatcaaaatgagGTTTGGCTTCCTCTATATATGTATGACAATACTTGCAAAGACCAAATATAAGACGAAGAAGAAAATGGGTTCGAAGTCTCCAAATATTGCTGCACTTGTGTTGCCACTGCTTCTTATACTGTTCTCTCTTTCCTCTCAAGCTAGACTCGTCGAATCTAGTGGGCGCAAACTGG CAGCGTGGGGGTTTGGGGGAGCGCCTATCATAGGGACACCATCTTCAAACTCATGTGGGGCTTCTCCAGCAATATGGTATCCGAAACCTACGAACCCCCGACCATGCAGGCGGACTCCAGGAATTGGCATCCCTACTTCTCACCAATCTCCTTGA
- the LOC103871491 gene encoding uncharacterized protein LOC103871491, protein MATTRRMFCFVLVMVLMGCCCSAKIYKVGDSKGWTAKHGTYYDWAKRKEFQVGDSLMFQYDGNVNDVTQVSSRLEYQFCNSLSPKAVYNTGHDVVTLTEPGYHFFITSNNSQCVTGQKLVVLVVHDHPIPPPPPPRKIFPFGKDYKVGDSNEWRVPEESDFYSKWSEEKQFHVGDNLLFYYNDQVDDVLEINSNLEFKSCETTSPVAVHNAGQDLIRLTKPGVRYFITSKIGHCEAGLKLRVEVRPLSKSVPKKMQLSPFDRFINWLHESFRPHPHH, encoded by the coding sequence ATGGCGACAACAAGAAGAATGTTCTGCTTCGTGCTCGTGATGGTTCTAATGGGATGTTGTTGCTCGGCAAAAATCTACAAAGTGGGAGACTCGAAGGGATGGACGGCGAAGCACGGTACCTATTATGATTGGGCTAAGCGTAAGGAATTCCAAGTGGGGGATTCTCTGATGTTCCAATACGATGGCAACGTCAACGACGTCACTCAAGTTTCCAGTCGTTTGGAATACCAATTCTGCAACTCTCTTTCTCCTAAAGCTGTCTACAACACAGGGCACGATGTCGTGACTCTCACGGAACCAGGTTATCACTTCTTCATCACCTCAAATAATTCTCAATGCGTAACCGGACAGAAACTCGTCGTTTTGGTCGTCCATGACCATCCGattcctccaccaccaccaccgagaAAGATCTTTCCTTTCGGAAAAGATTACAAGGTCGGTGACTCCAACGAATGGAGGGTTCCTGAAGAGAGTGACTTCTATTCCAAGTGGAGTGAGGAGAAACAGTTTCACGTGGGAGACAATCTTCTTTTCTACTACAACGACCAGGTCGATGACGTTCTTGAAATCAACAGTAATCTTGAGTTCAAATCTTGCGAGACTACTTCTCCTGTTGCGGTGCACAATGCGGGACAAGATCTCATAAGGCTAACGAAACCAGGAGTCCGCTATTTTATTACCTCAAAGATTGGTCATTGTGAGGCTGGGCTTAAGCTTCGAGTTGAGGTGCGACCACTATCCAAAAGTGTTCCGAAAAAGATGCAGTTGTCACCTTTCGACCGCTTCATCAACTGGCTACATGAGTCCTTCAGACCCCACCCCCATCACTAA
- the LOC103871490 gene encoding proteasome assembly chaperone 4 → METEYDQVLHSVAQVKIADQTGVNQDEDGVKVSCFTEVLDDVTLHFQIIRLAKQIYVWIGYNSAKFGNLYAAASTRPSNTVSVATVLGGTSDNTGSGIAHRLVMKTGLNIIMACNIPKNNPLLEAKAEKMLMRKLIDLGYTMPTPLRAT, encoded by the exons ATGGAGACTGAATACGACCAAGTTCTTCACTCCGTTGCTCAGGTTAAAATCGCTGACCAAACCGGTGTGAACCAAGACGAGGACGGCGTAAAGGTTTCGTGCTTCACTGAAGTTCTCGATGATGTCACTCTTCACTTCCAGATCATCCGTCTCGCAAAACAG ATTTATGTATGGATTGGTTATAACTCCGCCAAATTTGGGAACTTATACGCAGCCGCTTCAACTCGACCG AGTAATACAGTAAGTGTTGCTACCGTACTTGGTGGAACATCTGATAACACTGGATCTGGCATTGCCCATAGATTAG TGATGAAGACTGGTCTCAATATAATCATGGCTTGCAACATCCCTAAAAACAATCCCTTGCTCGAG GCAAAAGCTGAGAAGATGTTGATGAGAAAATTGATTGATCTTGGTTACACAATGCCAACGCCTTTACGAGCAACATAA
- the LOC103871494 gene encoding serine/threonine-protein phosphatase 7 long form homolog isoform X1: MEVQSLISFDLDPGPVDQSVLVWQHEHRSAAIWEDEVPPRELTCRHKLLGMRDWPLEPLVCRKLIEFGLYGVYKVAFIQLDYALITALVERWRPETHTFHLPAGEITVTLQDVNILLGLRVDGPAVTGSTKNNWADLCEDLLGLRPGPGDLHGSHVSLAWLRDNFRNLPADPDEETLKCHTRAFILALMSGFLYGDKSKHDVALTFLPLLRDFDEVAKLSWGSATLALLYRELCRASKRTVSTICGPLVLLQLWAWERLHVGRPGRIKDVGASYVDGIDGALPDPLGCRWRASLSHKENPRGGLDFYRDQFDQQKDEQVIWQPYTQDLLAKLPLICLSGQNIWRTVAPLICFDVVEWHRPDRVLRQFGLHQTVPAPCDNEKALHSIDKRGKSVYDWSARHSRHIGLWEARESSVAFGEPECRPMDYNDPYMEWYRKITRRIISPMNERRPGQFLPTGFAFQVLVQRVAAIHARSKSSLEEELTVDTARQTLQDIVDMCAGALQLNAPLGSLSTGSVAQAPSSGPFRMSPQPTPTMMSQKPLSSDMGCLPLNEMGIDDGLLAEPSEGMTPVQDTGCEQSLPSVSQKPLFWPTGGKLTFSWICDVMLGFDWSSRNLPACEFSNVLPFNVLDELILSASKILRKEPNCVRIDSDKAKVVVVGDLHGQLHDLLFLMQDAGFPNGDQFYVFNGNYVDNGAWGLETFLLLLSWKVFLPDRVFVLRGSHESESCTSLYGFKNEVLTKYGDKGAVVYKKCLECFQLLPLASVIGGKVFTAHGGLFRDVPAFLSDKQERSRKRKRAQKNQEDNSVLETESRPDSLLLGSLKDLFKVKRRVINPPAEGSNLIPGDILWSDPSTDNGLFLNKESGIGLLWGPDCTAKFLQDNDLKLIIRGKEAPHKRAQRDGLPPMNEGFSKDHEGLITLFSAPDHPQFQDTEERHNNKGAYIILQIPYCEEPEIHVFEAVSPRPKAEAYYDYRGLIHSTGTVVHNNTNSVAVDSPFSAPDDKDSLISSENVEDKSMDLSEAMEVDEKDDEVTTFGTLASDDKDMVDSSEQTKDFSKEHDRSETAEISTDLFDAASKPESRPPNVIDMEPPLACDRHVLDSGKSIESWTEKAADELMAVDEIAGVSESTTGEENDVEASNSTKIWEEKAEKERTSDSLEFSNNVSEEEAPRVNDCSTTGDAAVELEITYDEKPESAATEVTGNDIATEPLEDMVDFNMEAIATDGANNDPGTVNGGLNTDCTSLSKCLTSRADGSEPTMDHDDFTKPSPDKDHGEPADKPERVIKLVTYSKRKTSDKKQLIDSNEDPQRKINEAVDSKTKVTLDKSHSVPKDMDS, translated from the exons ATGGAGGTGCAGAGCCTAATCAGCTTTGATTTGGACCCTGGTCCTGTTGATCAGTCTGTATTGGTGTGGCAACATGAGCATAGATCAGCTGCTATTTGGGAAGATGAG GTTCCTCCTCGTGAACTGACATGCAGACACAAATTATTAGGAATGCGAGATTGGCCTCTGGAGCCTCTCGTGTGTCGGAAGTTGATAGAGTTTGGTCTGTACGGAGTGTACAAGGTTGCGTTTATACAGCTTGATTATGCTCTGATAACAGCTCTAGTGGAGAGATGGAGACCCGAGACGCATACCTTCCATCTCCCCGCTGGAGAGATCACTGTGACTTTACAAGACGTGAATATACTCTTGGGTCTCCGAGTTGATGGACCTGCGGTTACCGGTAGCACAAAAAACAACTGGGCTGATCTATGTGAGGACCTCTTGGGTCTCAGACCAGGCCCTGGAGATCTACATGGTTCTCATGTGTCCTTAGCTTGGCTGCGTGATAATTTCCGGAATCTACCTGCTGACCCTGACGAAGAGACGCTGAAGTGTCACACCAGGGCGTTTATATTAGCTTTGATGAGTGGGTTTCTTTACGGGGATAAGTCTAAACATGACGTGGCGTTGACGTTTCTCCCTCTTCTAAGGGACTTTGATGAAGTGGCTAAACTTAGCTGGGGTAGTGCAACGCTAGCACTTCTCTACAGAGAGCTGTGTCGGGCGAGCAAGAGGACTGTTTCCACCATTTGTGGTCCTCTTGTTCTGCTTCAGTTATGGGCTTGGGAACGGCTGCATGTTGGCCGTCCGGGAAGAATTAAAGATGTTGGCGCTTCGTATGTGGATGGCATAGACGGTGCTTTGCCAGATCCATTAGGCTGTAG GTGGAGAGCTTCTCTTAGTCATAAAGAGAATCCTCGTGGAGGACTAGACTTTTACAGAGATCAATTTGACCAGCAGAAAGATGAGCAG GTTATATGGCAGCCTTACACTCAAGATCTTCTAGCAAAGCTTCCACTTATATGTCTTAGCGGTCAGAACATATGGCGAACAGTCGCACCTTTAATTTGTTTTGATGTTGTTGAGTGGCACCGTCCTGATAGGGTGCTTAGACAGTTTGGTCTTCACCAAACAGTTCCAGCACCCTGTGATAACGAAAAGGCTCTTCATTCTATTGACAAAAGAGGCAAATCAGTATATGATTGGTCAGCACGTCATAGCCGACACATTGGATTGTGGGAGGCACGTGAGTCATCTGTTGCTTTCGGTGAGCCAGAGTGTAGACCAATGGACTATAACGATCCTTATATGGAGTGGTACCGCAAAATTACTAGAAGGATCATTAGTCCTATGAACGAGAGACGCCCTGGGCAATTTCTACCCACTGGTTTTGCTTTCCAAGTGCTT GTTCAGAGAGTTGCAGCCATTCATGCTCGATCTAAGTCTTCGCTTGAAGAGGAACTTACTGTTGACACCGCGAGGCAAACGTTACAAGATATCGTTGATATGTGTGCAGGCGCCCTTCAACTCAACGCCCCTTTAGGCTCATTATCTActg GCTCTGTTGCTCAAGCTCCAAGTTCAGGACCATTTCGCATGTCACCTCAACCTACACCTACAATGATGTCGCAAAAGCCATTGTCTAGCGATATGGGTTGCTTGCCTTTGAATGAAATGGGAATAGATGATGGTCTCTTAGCAGAACCTTCGGAAGGGATGACACCTGTTCAGGATACAGGATGTGAGCAGTCTTTACCATCAGTATCCCAGAAGCCTCTTTTCTGGCCTACGGGAGGCAAGCTTACTTTCAGTTGGATTTGTGATGTAATGTTGGGTTTTGATTGGTCGTCGAGGAATCTCCCAGCTTGTGAATTCTCAAACGTTCTCCCCTTTAACGTCTTGGATGAGCTGATTCTCTCTGCCTCCAAGATCCTGAGAAAAGAGCCGAACTGCGTTAGGATAGACAGTGACAAAGCAAAGGTGGTTGTGGTGGGAGATCTTCATGGGCAGCTACATGATTTGCTGTTCCTTATGCAGGATGCTGGATTCCCAAATGGTGATCAGTTCTATGTGTTCAATGGGAACTATGTAGACAATGGAGCATGGGGTTTGGAAACCTTCTTACTTCTTTTATCATGGAAG GTGTTTCTACCGGATAGAGTGTTTGTTCTGCGTGGCAGTCACGAGAGTGAGAGTTGTACGTCATTGTATGGATTCAAAAACGAAGTATTAACCAAGTATGGAGATAAAGGAGCAGTTGTCTACAAAAAGTGCTTGGAATGCTTCCAGTTACTCCCTTTGGCATCTGTGATTGGTGGGAAGGTATTTACAGCTCATGGAGGTCTTTTCCGTGATGTACCAGCCTTTCTCTCTGACAAACAAGAACGAAGCAGAAAGCGCAAGCGAGCTCAGAAAAATCAAGAGGATAACAGTGTTCTTGAGACTGAGAGTAGACCTGACTCCTTGCTTCTTGGCTCGTTGAAGGATTTATTTAAAGTCAAAAGGCGTGTTATCAATCCTCCTGCTGAAGGTTCAAACCTGATTCCTGGTGACATTCTTTGGTCAGATCCATCAACCGATAACGGCCTCTTTCTTAACAAAGAGAGTGGCATTGGTTTGCTGTGGGGTCCTGATTGCACTGCAAAGTTCCTGCAAGACAATGATCTTAAG TTGATCATCAGAGGCAAGGAAGCCCCTCACAAAAGGGCACAACGAGATGGTCTTCCACCAATGAATGAAGGATTTTCAAAAGACCATGAAGGGCTTATAACTTTGTTCAGTGCTCCTGATCATCCTCAGTTTCAG GATACAGAGGAGAGACACAACAACAAAGGTGCCTACATAATCTTGCAAATTCCCTACTGTGAGGAGCCTGAAATTCATGTGTTTGAAGCAGTATCTCCGAGACCAAAG GCTGAGGCGTACTATGACTATAGAGGCCTGATTCATTCAACTGGAACTGTAGTACACAACAATACTAATTCTGTAGCTGTTGATTCACCATTCTCAGCGCCTGATGACaaagatagtttaatatcaTCTGAGAATGTGGAAGATAAGTCCATGGATCTCTCTGAAGCGATGGAAGTTGATGAAAAAGATGATGAAGTTACAACTTTTGGAACTCTAGCATCTGATGATAAAGATATGGTTGATTCTTCAGAGCAGACTAAAGATTTTTCCAAAGAACATGACCGTTCTGAGACTGCAGAGATTAGTACAGATTTATTCGATGCAGCCAGCAAACCGGAATCTAGACCTCCTAACGTTATTGATATGGAACCGCCACTAGCTTGTGATCGTCATGTGCTTGATTCTGGGAAGTCCATAGAATCCTGGACAGAGAAGGCAGCAGATGAACTAATGGCAGTCGATGAAATTGCTGGCGTGTCTGAATCCACAACTGGAGAAGAAAATGATGTAGAAGCCTCCAACTCTACTAAGATCTGGGAAGAGAAAGCAGAAAAAGAGAGAACTAGCGACTCTCTTGAGTTTTCAAATAACGTAAGCGAAGAAGAGGCTCCAAGAGTAAATGACTGCAGCACCACTGGTGATGCAGCAGTGGAATTAGAAATCACATATGATGAGAAACCAGAAAGTGCAGCAACTGAAGTCACGGGGAATGATATAGCCACCGAACCCCTTGAAGATATGGTTGATTTTAATATGGAAGCCATAGCCACCGATGGTGCTAATAATGATCCGGGGACTGTAAATGGTGGGCTCAACACAGACTGTACCAGTTTATCCAAATGTCTAACCAGCAGAGCAGATGGGTCTGAGCCAACGATGGATCATGATGACTTTACGAAGCCTTCTCCTGACAAGGATCATGGAGAGCCTGCAGATAAGCCAGAGAGAGTAATCAAACTGGTTACCTATTCTAAGCGCAAGACATCTGACAAAAAACAACTTATTGATTCTAATGAAGATCCTCAGCGGAAGATCAACGAGGCTGTTGATTCTAAGACCAAAGTTACTCTTGACAAGTCACACTCGGTTCCAAAAGATATGGACTCCTGA
- the LOC103871489 gene encoding uncharacterized protein LOC103871489 isoform X1, giving the protein MMMPSGMANKIAMLVSEARNKNAVINTCLGVSFVVLGLRSDKQQKYVEALQEQKDSLFKSNKEMKVTMWHWKQKLFAEATSAGPSTVVVPLSTLKAIYSEVTTNTQSGETVKEESKMSTSRIMV; this is encoded by the exons ATGATGATGCCTTCAG GAATGGCAAACAAGATTGCAATGCTGGTCTCAGAAGCGAGGAACAAGAATGCTGTAATAAACACATGTCTTGGAGTGTCTTTTGTTGTTTTGGGGTTGAGATCTGATAAGCAGCAAAAGTATGTTGAGGCCTTACAGGAGCAAAAGGATTCACTCTTCAAGTCTAACAAGGAAATGAAAGTCACTATGTGGCATTGGAAACAGAAACTCTTTGCTGAAGCCACCTCTGCTGGTCCTTCCACCGTTGTTGTTCCTCTGTCCACGCTTAAAGCCATCTATAGCGAAGTCACCACAAACACTCAGTCTG GTGAAACAGTCAAGGAAGAGTCTAAAATGTCTACCTCCAGGATCATGGTTTGA
- the LOC103871493 gene encoding uncharacterized protein LOC103871493 isoform X2: MVLRIKKYIKMRFGFLYICMTILAKTKYKTKKKMGSKSPNIAALVLPLLLILFSLSSQARLVESSGRKLAWGFGGAPIIGTPSSNSCGASPAIWYPKPTNPRPCRRTPGIGIPTSHQSP, encoded by the exons ATggttttaagaataaaaaaatatatcaaaatgagGTTTGGCTTCCTCTATATATGTATGACAATACTTGCAAAGACCAAATATAAGACGAAGAAGAAAATGGGTTCGAAGTCTCCAAATATTGCTGCACTTGTGTTGCCACTGCTTCTTATACTGTTCTCTCTTTCCTCTCAAGCTAGACTCGTCGAATCTAGTGGGCGCAAACTGG CGTGGGGGTTTGGGGGAGCGCCTATCATAGGGACACCATCTTCAAACTCATGTGGGGCTTCTCCAGCAATATGGTATCCGAAACCTACGAACCCCCGACCATGCAGGCGGACTCCAGGAATTGGCATCCCTACTTCTCACCAATCTCCTTGA
- the LOC103871489 gene encoding uncharacterized protein LOC103871489 isoform X2 — MANKIAMLVSEARNKNAVINTCLGVSFVVLGLRSDKQQKYVEALQEQKDSLFKSNKEMKVTMWHWKQKLFAEATSAGPSTVVVPLSTLKAIYSEVTTNTQSGETVKEESKMSTSRIMV, encoded by the exons ATGGCAAACAAGATTGCAATGCTGGTCTCAGAAGCGAGGAACAAGAATGCTGTAATAAACACATGTCTTGGAGTGTCTTTTGTTGTTTTGGGGTTGAGATCTGATAAGCAGCAAAAGTATGTTGAGGCCTTACAGGAGCAAAAGGATTCACTCTTCAAGTCTAACAAGGAAATGAAAGTCACTATGTGGCATTGGAAACAGAAACTCTTTGCTGAAGCCACCTCTGCTGGTCCTTCCACCGTTGTTGTTCCTCTGTCCACGCTTAAAGCCATCTATAGCGAAGTCACCACAAACACTCAGTCTG GTGAAACAGTCAAGGAAGAGTCTAAAATGTCTACCTCCAGGATCATGGTTTGA
- the LOC103871494 gene encoding serine/threonine-protein phosphatase 7 long form homolog isoform X2 produces the protein MEVQSLISFDLDPGPVDQSVLVWQHEHRSAAIWEDEVPPRELTCRHKLLGMRDWPLEPLVCRKLIEFGLYGVYKVAFIQLDYALITALVERWRPETHTFHLPAGEITVTLQDVNILLGLRVDGPAVTGSTKNNWADLCEDLLGLRPGPGDLHGSHVSLAWLRDNFRNLPADPDEETLKCHTRAFILALMSGFLYGDKSKHDVALTFLPLLRDFDEVAKLSWGSATLALLYRELCRASKRTVSTICGPLVLLQLWAWERLHVGRPGRIKDVGASYVDGIDGALPDPLGCRWRASLSHKENPRGGLDFYRDQFDQQKDEQVIWQPYTQDLLAKLPLICLSGQNIWRTVAPLICFDVVEWHRPDRVLRQFGLHQTVPAPCDNEKALHSIDKRGKSVYDWSARHSRHIGLWEARESSVAFGEPECRPMDYNDPYMEWYRKITRRIISPMNERRPGQFLPTGFAFQVLVQRVAAIHARSKSSLEEELTVDTARQTLQDIVDMCAGALQLNAPLGSLSTGSVAQAPSSGPFRMSPQPTPTMMSQKPLSSDMGCLPLNEMGIDDGLLAEPSEGMTPVQDTGCEQSLPSVSQKPLFWPTGGKLTFSWICDVMLGFDWSSRNLPACEFSNVLPFNVLDELILSASKILRKEPNCVRIDSDKAKVVVVGDLHGQLHDLLFLMQDAGFPNGDQFYVFNGNYVDNGAWGLETFLLLLSWKVFLPDRVFVLRGSHESESCTSLYGFKNEVLTKYGDKGAVVYKKCLECFQLLPLASVIGGKVFTAHGGLFRDVPAFLSDKQERSRKRKRAQKNQEDNSVLETESRPDSLLLGSLKDLFKVKRRVINPPAEGSNLIPGDILWSDPSTDNGLFLNKESGIGLLWGPDCTAKFLQDNDLKLIIRGKEAPHKRAQRDGLPPMNEGFSKDHEGLITLFSAPDHPQFQDTEERHNNKGAYIILQIPYCEEPEIHVFEAVSPRPKAEAYYDYRGLIHSTGTVVHNNTNSVAVDSPFSAPDDKDSLISSENVEDKSMDLSEAMEVDEKDDEVTTFGTLASDDKDMVDSSEQTKDFSKEHDRSETAEISTDLFDAASKPESRPPNVIDMEPPLACDRHVLDSGKSIESWTEKAADELMAVDEIAGVSESTTGEENDVEASNSTKIWEEKAEKERTTKKRLQE, from the exons ATGGAGGTGCAGAGCCTAATCAGCTTTGATTTGGACCCTGGTCCTGTTGATCAGTCTGTATTGGTGTGGCAACATGAGCATAGATCAGCTGCTATTTGGGAAGATGAG GTTCCTCCTCGTGAACTGACATGCAGACACAAATTATTAGGAATGCGAGATTGGCCTCTGGAGCCTCTCGTGTGTCGGAAGTTGATAGAGTTTGGTCTGTACGGAGTGTACAAGGTTGCGTTTATACAGCTTGATTATGCTCTGATAACAGCTCTAGTGGAGAGATGGAGACCCGAGACGCATACCTTCCATCTCCCCGCTGGAGAGATCACTGTGACTTTACAAGACGTGAATATACTCTTGGGTCTCCGAGTTGATGGACCTGCGGTTACCGGTAGCACAAAAAACAACTGGGCTGATCTATGTGAGGACCTCTTGGGTCTCAGACCAGGCCCTGGAGATCTACATGGTTCTCATGTGTCCTTAGCTTGGCTGCGTGATAATTTCCGGAATCTACCTGCTGACCCTGACGAAGAGACGCTGAAGTGTCACACCAGGGCGTTTATATTAGCTTTGATGAGTGGGTTTCTTTACGGGGATAAGTCTAAACATGACGTGGCGTTGACGTTTCTCCCTCTTCTAAGGGACTTTGATGAAGTGGCTAAACTTAGCTGGGGTAGTGCAACGCTAGCACTTCTCTACAGAGAGCTGTGTCGGGCGAGCAAGAGGACTGTTTCCACCATTTGTGGTCCTCTTGTTCTGCTTCAGTTATGGGCTTGGGAACGGCTGCATGTTGGCCGTCCGGGAAGAATTAAAGATGTTGGCGCTTCGTATGTGGATGGCATAGACGGTGCTTTGCCAGATCCATTAGGCTGTAG GTGGAGAGCTTCTCTTAGTCATAAAGAGAATCCTCGTGGAGGACTAGACTTTTACAGAGATCAATTTGACCAGCAGAAAGATGAGCAG GTTATATGGCAGCCTTACACTCAAGATCTTCTAGCAAAGCTTCCACTTATATGTCTTAGCGGTCAGAACATATGGCGAACAGTCGCACCTTTAATTTGTTTTGATGTTGTTGAGTGGCACCGTCCTGATAGGGTGCTTAGACAGTTTGGTCTTCACCAAACAGTTCCAGCACCCTGTGATAACGAAAAGGCTCTTCATTCTATTGACAAAAGAGGCAAATCAGTATATGATTGGTCAGCACGTCATAGCCGACACATTGGATTGTGGGAGGCACGTGAGTCATCTGTTGCTTTCGGTGAGCCAGAGTGTAGACCAATGGACTATAACGATCCTTATATGGAGTGGTACCGCAAAATTACTAGAAGGATCATTAGTCCTATGAACGAGAGACGCCCTGGGCAATTTCTACCCACTGGTTTTGCTTTCCAAGTGCTT GTTCAGAGAGTTGCAGCCATTCATGCTCGATCTAAGTCTTCGCTTGAAGAGGAACTTACTGTTGACACCGCGAGGCAAACGTTACAAGATATCGTTGATATGTGTGCAGGCGCCCTTCAACTCAACGCCCCTTTAGGCTCATTATCTActg GCTCTGTTGCTCAAGCTCCAAGTTCAGGACCATTTCGCATGTCACCTCAACCTACACCTACAATGATGTCGCAAAAGCCATTGTCTAGCGATATGGGTTGCTTGCCTTTGAATGAAATGGGAATAGATGATGGTCTCTTAGCAGAACCTTCGGAAGGGATGACACCTGTTCAGGATACAGGATGTGAGCAGTCTTTACCATCAGTATCCCAGAAGCCTCTTTTCTGGCCTACGGGAGGCAAGCTTACTTTCAGTTGGATTTGTGATGTAATGTTGGGTTTTGATTGGTCGTCGAGGAATCTCCCAGCTTGTGAATTCTCAAACGTTCTCCCCTTTAACGTCTTGGATGAGCTGATTCTCTCTGCCTCCAAGATCCTGAGAAAAGAGCCGAACTGCGTTAGGATAGACAGTGACAAAGCAAAGGTGGTTGTGGTGGGAGATCTTCATGGGCAGCTACATGATTTGCTGTTCCTTATGCAGGATGCTGGATTCCCAAATGGTGATCAGTTCTATGTGTTCAATGGGAACTATGTAGACAATGGAGCATGGGGTTTGGAAACCTTCTTACTTCTTTTATCATGGAAG GTGTTTCTACCGGATAGAGTGTTTGTTCTGCGTGGCAGTCACGAGAGTGAGAGTTGTACGTCATTGTATGGATTCAAAAACGAAGTATTAACCAAGTATGGAGATAAAGGAGCAGTTGTCTACAAAAAGTGCTTGGAATGCTTCCAGTTACTCCCTTTGGCATCTGTGATTGGTGGGAAGGTATTTACAGCTCATGGAGGTCTTTTCCGTGATGTACCAGCCTTTCTCTCTGACAAACAAGAACGAAGCAGAAAGCGCAAGCGAGCTCAGAAAAATCAAGAGGATAACAGTGTTCTTGAGACTGAGAGTAGACCTGACTCCTTGCTTCTTGGCTCGTTGAAGGATTTATTTAAAGTCAAAAGGCGTGTTATCAATCCTCCTGCTGAAGGTTCAAACCTGATTCCTGGTGACATTCTTTGGTCAGATCCATCAACCGATAACGGCCTCTTTCTTAACAAAGAGAGTGGCATTGGTTTGCTGTGGGGTCCTGATTGCACTGCAAAGTTCCTGCAAGACAATGATCTTAAG TTGATCATCAGAGGCAAGGAAGCCCCTCACAAAAGGGCACAACGAGATGGTCTTCCACCAATGAATGAAGGATTTTCAAAAGACCATGAAGGGCTTATAACTTTGTTCAGTGCTCCTGATCATCCTCAGTTTCAG GATACAGAGGAGAGACACAACAACAAAGGTGCCTACATAATCTTGCAAATTCCCTACTGTGAGGAGCCTGAAATTCATGTGTTTGAAGCAGTATCTCCGAGACCAAAG GCTGAGGCGTACTATGACTATAGAGGCCTGATTCATTCAACTGGAACTGTAGTACACAACAATACTAATTCTGTAGCTGTTGATTCACCATTCTCAGCGCCTGATGACaaagatagtttaatatcaTCTGAGAATGTGGAAGATAAGTCCATGGATCTCTCTGAAGCGATGGAAGTTGATGAAAAAGATGATGAAGTTACAACTTTTGGAACTCTAGCATCTGATGATAAAGATATGGTTGATTCTTCAGAGCAGACTAAAGATTTTTCCAAAGAACATGACCGTTCTGAGACTGCAGAGATTAGTACAGATTTATTCGATGCAGCCAGCAAACCGGAATCTAGACCTCCTAACGTTATTGATATGGAACCGCCACTAGCTTGTGATCGTCATGTGCTTGATTCTGGGAAGTCCATAGAATCCTGGACAGAGAAGGCAGCAGATGAACTAATGGCAGTCGATGAAATTGCTGGCGTGTCTGAATCCACAACTGGAGAAGAAAATGATGTAGAAGCCTCCAACTCTACTAAGATCTGGGAAGAGAAAGCAGAAAAAGAGAGAACTA CGAAGAAGAGGCTCCAAGAGTAA